The Malus domestica chromosome 06, GDT2T_hap1 genome has a segment encoding these proteins:
- the LOC139196905 gene encoding uncharacterized protein — MTNLAKLEYAALDITGKNYLTWVLDTKIHLEAGNLGDTIREESSSSSQNRAKAMIFIHRHLDEALKSEYNHQTTVILPKARYEWSHLRIQDFKSVAEYNSALFRITSQMKLCGDTITDEILLEKTYSTFHANNVLLQQQYRARGYTEYNQLISVLLVAEQNNELLMKNHNSRPTGSAPFPEVNATSFEVNATSSGGNYHKQGCGHKRGRWNRKGKNHGGQFHNQVQRHNSGPSLKNVNRHKGKANMTNAPRNSEGACHRCGGNGHWVRTCRTPKHLVELYQASLKKKGVETNFLDQAKPMDIPDPVFDLSGQFDATHLDVSDFIMERGNEVYRSD, encoded by the exons atgacgaACTTGGCTAAGCTTGAATatgctgccctggacattactgggaagaattaccttacttGGGTACttgataccaagatccatctggaagcagggaatcttggagataccatcaggGAAGAAAGCAGCTCATCTTCTCAAAATCGGGCGAAGGCTATGATCTTTATTCACcgccatcttgatgaggcactaaagagtga atacaatcaccagacaacggtgattcttccaaaagcTCGCTATGAGTGGTCTCACCTGAGAATTCAGGATTTCAAATCAGTAGCGGAGTACAATTCTGCGTTGTTCAGgattacctctcagatgaagctcTGTGGGGATACCATTACTGATGAAATATTGCTGGAAAAGACTTACAGCACATTTCATGCCAATAACGTGCTCCTGCAGCAGCAGTATAGAGCGCGAGGCTacactgaatacaaccagctgatatctgtgctcctggtagctgaacagaacaatgagctcctgatgaaaaaccataattcccgacctactggatctGCACCATTCCCAGAAGTAAATGCTACTTCCTTCGAAGTGAACGCCACATCCTCTGGTGGTAATTATCATAAACAAGGATGTGGCCACAAACGAGGTCGATGGAATaggaaaggcaagaaccatggtggtcagtttcacaaccaggttcaGAGGCATAATTCTGGCCCGAGCTTAAAAAATGTGAATCGTCACAAAGGCAAAGCTAACATGACCAATGCTCCCAGGAACTCTGAAGGAgcctgccataggtgtggtggcaatgggcatTGGGTGCGAACTtgtcgtaccccaaaacatctggtggagttgtatcaagcctccctcaagaagaagggtgtcgagaccaattttctcgaccaggctaaaccaatggatatacctgatccagTGTTTGATTTATCAGGGCAATTTGACGCAACTCACCTAGATGTTTCAGACTTCATTATGGAAAGGGGGAATGAAGTATATCGGTCCGACTAA
- the LOC114825543 gene encoding auxin-responsive protein SAUR50-like, translating into MDIIKRKWKKNMIANAWKRCSLQRESSSKVLNSLTKSKSCHCSSTTRKSKGQVAPDGCFSVYVGPQRQRFVVKTEFANHPLFKMLLDDAEMEYGYNCDGPILLPCDVDLFYNVLAEMESSEETSTPNCGFVKGYGSLMLCSPSRRLNSSINDGYGGAYRLLSPLKMLKINQF; encoded by the coding sequence ATGGATATCATAAAGAGAAAGTGGAAGAAGAATATGATCGCCAACGCATGGAAGAGATGTAGTTTACAAAGAGAGAGCAGCAGCAAAGTACTCAACTCATTGACTAAGAGCAAGTCATGCCACTGCAGTTCCACTACTAGGAAGAGCAAAGGCCAGGTAGCTCCGGACGGGTGTTTTTCAGTCTACGTTGGACCACAAAGACAACGGTTTGTAGTGAAGACGGAGTTTGCAAATCATCCGTTGTTTAAGATGCTGCTGGATGATGCCGAAATGGAATACGGTTACAACTGCGACGGTCCGATTTTGCTTCCTTGTGATGTGGATTTGTTTTATAATGTGTTGGCTGAGATGGAGAGCAGTGAGGAAACTAGTACTCCTAATTGTGGGTTTGTTAAGGGTTATGGTTCGTTGATGCTTTGCAGTCCTTCTCGTCGTCTAAATTCAAGCATCAACGACGGTTATGGTGGTGCTTATAGGCTGCTTAGCCCGTTGAAAATGCTTAAGATAAACCAATTTTAA